A single genomic interval of Rubripirellula reticaptiva harbors:
- the pglZ gene encoding BREX-3 system phosphatase PglZ, with translation MADWRKTILKHFKKDINRLTLVSDPDGLLTEERMLAEIKQRGFDLIPFEDSIAFRYAYESKYRSIWDRGEKTELVVVLRSENDLQHLPYDLLKAGRQLEFSLHKLFPNLSYPVLAALDRSLLDPLFAAYSQDHDSKLADKATKDFVLRSCFRIERSMITSAVDLLRALLPLYHANRTLPTLLTDHLSENLQSNPALADWSLKELLSNQSVFFQFLQRQWRYLIHSFGGGESVTVQESPQGYNSTSNGNGKLLVPFEHQDVRAYVDTFFIEGLLQPIECDSLDALPAWAHIGVKHDPIADALKRYSKLVERAKEQIPSLTDTHRDWQQFARAWAETVVLRWELDTSLEDDQKQSWHELHVQVERQFAEWMQERFGSLYNLPFVPEPVMVHHVPKYLASVRSKESLRKLALVVMDGLALDQWLIFRRIIEAERMNWRLEESSVFAWVPSLTSISRQSIFAAQAPMYFADSMEHTSREKKHWERFWEDEGISSGLIHYAKKVTSGSTESLDECLANPNESIVGIVVNTVDDIMHGEKQGAAGMHDAIRLEAKNLLSLLDRLMDEGYEVFVTADHGNIAAKGVGKPDDGVKPETTGKRARIYESETFRRQAHEQIPESLEWSNVGLPPDRYALLPEGLSAFTFKDKKVVSHGGIALEEIIVPFVRFVKEEE, from the coding sequence ATGGCTGATTGGCGAAAAACGATCCTGAAGCATTTCAAGAAGGACATCAACCGGCTGACACTGGTCTCCGATCCCGATGGATTGCTGACGGAAGAACGTATGCTGGCTGAGATCAAGCAACGTGGCTTCGATCTAATCCCGTTTGAGGATTCGATTGCGTTCCGGTATGCCTATGAGTCGAAGTATCGCTCGATTTGGGACCGAGGTGAGAAGACGGAGTTGGTCGTCGTCCTTCGCAGCGAAAACGATCTTCAGCATCTGCCGTATGACTTGCTGAAAGCTGGGCGGCAACTGGAGTTCAGTCTGCACAAGCTGTTCCCAAACCTGAGCTACCCAGTGCTGGCAGCTTTGGATCGGTCGTTGCTTGATCCGCTGTTTGCTGCCTACAGCCAAGACCACGATTCAAAACTTGCTGACAAGGCGACAAAGGACTTCGTGCTGCGATCCTGTTTTCGGATCGAACGTAGCATGATCACTTCCGCCGTTGATTTACTAAGGGCACTGCTGCCGCTGTACCACGCCAATCGAACCTTACCGACACTACTCACGGATCATCTGTCGGAGAACCTGCAATCTAACCCGGCTCTGGCTGATTGGTCACTGAAGGAATTACTGTCCAACCAGTCAGTCTTCTTTCAGTTCTTGCAGCGGCAGTGGAGATACCTGATTCATTCGTTCGGTGGCGGCGAATCCGTGACCGTTCAAGAGTCACCTCAAGGTTACAACTCGACATCGAACGGAAATGGAAAACTGCTGGTGCCGTTCGAGCATCAGGATGTGCGAGCGTATGTCGATACATTCTTCATTGAAGGGCTTCTTCAACCGATTGAATGTGATTCGTTGGATGCCCTGCCTGCGTGGGCTCACATTGGCGTCAAGCATGATCCAATTGCGGACGCACTGAAGCGGTATTCAAAACTTGTCGAGAGAGCCAAGGAGCAGATTCCGTCGCTAACGGACACGCACCGTGACTGGCAACAGTTCGCTCGTGCTTGGGCCGAGACAGTTGTGTTGCGGTGGGAACTCGACACGTCACTTGAAGACGATCAAAAACAAAGCTGGCACGAGTTGCACGTCCAAGTCGAGCGGCAGTTTGCGGAGTGGATGCAAGAGCGATTCGGAAGTCTCTACAACCTTCCATTCGTGCCCGAGCCTGTGATGGTTCATCACGTCCCCAAGTATCTTGCTTCCGTCAGAAGCAAAGAGTCGTTGAGAAAACTGGCTTTGGTAGTCATGGACGGACTGGCGCTCGACCAGTGGTTGATTTTTCGACGGATTATCGAGGCCGAACGAATGAATTGGCGACTGGAGGAATCGAGCGTGTTCGCATGGGTGCCTTCGCTTACTTCGATTTCACGCCAGTCGATCTTTGCGGCTCAGGCACCGATGTATTTTGCCGACTCGATGGAACATACAAGTCGGGAAAAGAAGCACTGGGAGCGATTTTGGGAGGATGAAGGAATTTCATCCGGTCTGATACACTATGCCAAGAAGGTAACGTCAGGTTCGACAGAAAGTCTGGACGAGTGCCTTGCCAACCCGAACGAGTCAATCGTCGGCATTGTCGTTAACACCGTTGATGACATCATGCACGGCGAGAAACAGGGGGCGGCAGGAATGCACGATGCGATCCGACTGGAAGCCAAAAACTTGTTGTCGTTACTGGATCGGCTGATGGACGAAGGCTACGAAGTCTTCGTGACAGCCGACCACGGTAATATCGCTGCCAAAGGCGTTGGTAAGCCAGATGATGGTGTGAAGCCCGAGACGACCGGGAAACGAGCCAGAATCTACGAGAGCGAAACCTTTCGGCGACAAGCGCACGAACAGATTCCAGAAAGTCTGGAATGGTCGAATGTCGGTTTGCCGCCAGACCGCTATGCGTTGTTGCCTGAAGGATTGTCCGCCTTCACGTTCAAGGACAAAAAGGTCGTGTCACATGGTGGCATCGCCTTGGAAGAAATCATTGTGCCGTTTGTGCGGTTTGTTAAGGAGGAAGAATGA
- a CDS encoding DUF4062 domain-containing protein yields the protein MSDKPSVFISSTIYDFRDLRSALKFWLEELGFDVLLSEHNDFPVQADLNSYETCLQAIDACDYFIVLVGSRVGGWFDRDNRISITQAEYRRAYENLLAGRPKVIAFVRQCIWDIREDRSELETLLRNGALHSAELDQAEIGRITTHPSKFANDAQFTFNFLSEIARNEEMRTALAGTSPFPIGNWIRQFNNFGDIIDALRVEFRIGNSLRRISLIANLKAEIEANLFVMMTQHEGSANPIYDWASHARREFSGGIDDYSEIRGKCLKWLGIFAVSGAGIGQSVSTSALDAAVSSGEFLEFDQSLDAFAVGPLQQRLLDLKQSIERLRRNEELLPVAARIELMQKLKAFDGEGTHEMQNIGLVSVFSLHDSQSNVVALNKAVHRALSGAEDSLDEIDLYGNSPLAGESEAMQRERASREQVQQWLDN from the coding sequence ATGTCTGACAAACCGAGTGTATTCATCTCCTCGACCATCTACGACTTCCGTGACCTGCGGTCTGCACTGAAGTTTTGGCTTGAGGAACTAGGTTTCGACGTTCTATTGTCGGAACACAACGACTTTCCTGTTCAGGCTGATCTGAATTCGTACGAAACCTGTCTGCAAGCAATCGATGCTTGTGATTACTTCATTGTTCTCGTTGGAAGTCGTGTCGGCGGTTGGTTCGACAGGGACAACCGCATCAGCATCACCCAAGCTGAGTATCGTCGAGCTTATGAAAACTTGCTTGCAGGACGACCAAAAGTCATCGCATTTGTACGCCAATGTATATGGGATATTCGAGAAGACAGAAGCGAACTCGAAACACTTTTAAGGAACGGTGCTCTGCACAGCGCCGAACTTGATCAGGCGGAAATCGGAAGGATTACGACGCATCCCAGTAAGTTTGCTAACGACGCTCAATTTACGTTCAATTTCCTCAGCGAGATTGCTCGAAACGAAGAAATGAGGACGGCGCTGGCAGGAACGTCACCTTTCCCAATTGGAAACTGGATACGTCAATTCAACAACTTTGGAGACATAATCGACGCACTTCGAGTTGAATTTAGAATTGGAAATTCGCTCCGTAGAATTTCATTGATTGCGAATCTGAAGGCTGAAATAGAGGCGAACCTGTTTGTGATGATGACACAACACGAGGGTAGCGCCAATCCAATTTATGACTGGGCATCCCACGCACGAAGAGAGTTCAGTGGCGGAATAGACGACTATTCAGAGATTCGGGGAAAGTGTCTGAAGTGGCTTGGGATTTTCGCCGTTAGCGGGGCTGGCATCGGACAAAGCGTGTCAACCAGCGCTTTAGATGCGGCTGTTTCGAGCGGCGAATTTCTTGAATTCGACCAAAGCCTTGATGCGTTTGCAGTTGGCCCTCTTCAACAACGCCTGCTCGACTTAAAGCAGAGTATCGAACGCCTCCGCCGCAACGAAGAATTATTGCCCGTTGCTGCCCGAATTGAGTTGATGCAAAAGTTAAAAGCTTTTGATGGTGAAGGCACGCATGAAATGCAGAACATTGGTCTCGTATCTGTGTTCTCTCTTCATGACAGCCAGTCTAACGTTGTTGCATTGAACAAGGCGGTGCATCGAGCACTAAGTGGGGCCGAAGACTCACTGGATGAGATCGATCTCTACGGCAACTCTCCGCTCGCTGGTGAGAGTGAAGCGATGCAACGAGAAAGAGCGTCAAGAGAACAGGTGCAGCAATGGCTCGACAACTGA
- a CDS encoding tetratricopeptide repeat protein has translation MSKEFTFKLAFEDFDVSLLGDDAKQDEFSSNVSEFFAKQFAGFGGRARVIVNDAAQEIEVHWTKEANWKDPKDKVLELLNDGKLTTALPMLWTLVQNDPSDADNLYHLGVVYSELRQFDKASATLEQLVEIAPDHVHGLTALGVAEINSGNLLIAEEWLRKATQLDPKNQWALRNLGACLMKQDRHQDASEILSRCLAEAPKDIAAMVGLGEAQEALGDNSTADGLYRMAIQIGGPEHIVDIAKERRTKIAENRMRENSDVRLDVVEYIGMALEKFRTMQPKQIQDLGIEIGLLGTKGLSINDPTKTYKVKSLDGEFTGLQLVSIMYAAFQQFAPGQNVGVDFSKEYQIAADQLG, from the coding sequence ATGTCCAAAGAGTTCACATTCAAATTGGCATTCGAAGACTTTGATGTGTCGCTGCTTGGCGATGATGCAAAGCAAGATGAGTTCTCGTCGAATGTAAGCGAATTCTTCGCCAAGCAGTTCGCAGGATTTGGTGGTCGGGCTCGTGTGATCGTCAATGACGCCGCTCAAGAGATCGAGGTCCACTGGACTAAAGAAGCAAACTGGAAAGATCCCAAGGACAAAGTTCTTGAATTGTTGAACGATGGAAAGCTGACGACTGCTTTACCGATGTTGTGGACGCTGGTTCAGAACGATCCTAGCGATGCTGACAACCTTTATCATTTGGGTGTCGTCTACAGCGAACTACGTCAGTTCGACAAAGCATCAGCAACACTTGAGCAACTTGTTGAGATTGCACCGGATCACGTCCATGGATTGACGGCTCTTGGAGTTGCTGAAATCAATTCCGGCAATCTGCTTATCGCTGAAGAATGGCTACGAAAAGCAACTCAACTTGATCCAAAGAACCAATGGGCTTTGAGAAATCTTGGTGCCTGTCTGATGAAGCAGGATCGGCATCAAGATGCCAGCGAGATTCTAAGCCGATGCCTCGCCGAAGCTCCCAAGGACATTGCCGCCATGGTTGGGCTAGGTGAAGCTCAGGAGGCTCTTGGTGACAACTCCACGGCTGATGGCCTCTATCGCATGGCAATTCAAATCGGTGGCCCAGAGCACATCGTCGATATCGCAAAAGAGCGTCGAACAAAAATTGCCGAAAACCGAATGCGGGAGAACTCCGATGTCCGTCTGGATGTTGTTGAGTACATCGGGATGGCGCTGGAAAAGTTTCGGACGATGCAACCCAAGCAGATTCAAGACCTTGGAATAGAAATCGGCTTGCTTGGCACAAAGGGGTTGAGCATCAATGATCCCACCAAAACTTACAAAGTGAAATCGCTTGACGGTGAGTTCACCGGGCTACAACTTGTCTCGATCATGTATGCAGCTTTTCAGCAGTTTGCACCGGGGCAAAACGTGGGAGTTGATTTCAGCAAGGAATATCAGATCGCTGCGGATCAGCTAGGCTAG
- a CDS encoding DEAD/DEAH box helicase, with product MDRVNDDANDAYRTGSWAFSQEHREPVRILESQTIWNHTSYLVWRPSVEAVAWITADQLSPVDQPRAKSFENLLYRVAAARVVEGLAEDVLLAPLEAGVIPLPHQLVALSKAMSGDKVRYLFADEVGLGKTIEAGLVIRELKLRGLVKRVLVVAPKGLVTQWVQEMRTHFHEDFQMLSPSDFSAYRHLVGDDNIWRRYDQVVCPVDSVKPLEKRRGWNRERIEKHNQERIGDLIAAGWDLIIVDEAHRLGGSSDTVARYKLGKALADAAPYLLLLSATPHQGKTESFHRLMSLLDQDAFPDIGSIKHENVAPFVVRTEKRNAINDRGEALFMPRVTRLVPVQWQDKHQLQKELYEAVTEYVRQGYNQAMRENRQYLGFLMILMQRLVTSSTRAIASALQRRQLILQSTTVTEDDLNEDSGDLFDSDSQEQMEELLASRIAGLHNEREEVKLLLEAAKRCQAQGTDARAETLLDLLYKTQKEENDPELKFLIFTEFVPTQQMLAELLTTHGFKTVCLNGSLDLESRQRVQKEFSKEARILVSTDAGGEGLNLQFAHVVINYDLPWNPMRIEQRIGRVDRIGQKHVVKAFNLIFADSVELRVHEVLEAKLKTIHAEFGVDKTGDVLDSAESGADFEKVFARAIVNPDDIEQNVDKLIMQVRERAEYEQSGKSLYDHSPLDALLASKYVNHPMPYWIERMATSYLQAEGGKVEKKLFAYDLTWPDGEQMDDICFFGREAQDKGLNHISLENPKLRTLIERLPRTIAGEPISKVKIKGLSSQIHGYWSLWKIALRSHEETQWGSGGGHVRILPLFRNSDGRTFLPTARTIWESLLQADTKVEETGTIDGSASSEVFDQLTADAEKHGENLFRELHTKHQEGLHHEREKGRYAFHVRRQALNRIGLPEVRQFRIKKLDEEEQAWTAALQQREHVFPELQPICILFVEAFDG from the coding sequence GTGGATCGTGTCAACGACGATGCCAATGATGCGTACAGAACTGGTTCTTGGGCGTTCAGCCAAGAGCATCGTGAGCCCGTGCGCATACTTGAATCGCAGACGATCTGGAATCACACCAGCTATCTCGTTTGGCGTCCCAGCGTTGAAGCTGTCGCATGGATCACAGCGGATCAGCTTTCTCCCGTCGATCAACCTCGGGCAAAGAGTTTTGAGAATCTGCTCTATCGTGTTGCAGCGGCTCGTGTTGTCGAAGGACTAGCAGAAGACGTACTGCTGGCACCATTGGAGGCGGGCGTCATTCCGTTACCGCATCAGTTGGTTGCATTGTCTAAAGCAATGTCGGGCGACAAAGTGCGTTACCTTTTTGCCGATGAAGTCGGGCTTGGTAAAACGATTGAAGCTGGGTTGGTGATCCGGGAACTCAAGCTGCGTGGTCTGGTCAAGCGTGTGTTGGTGGTTGCTCCAAAGGGCTTGGTGACGCAGTGGGTTCAGGAAATGCGAACGCACTTCCACGAAGATTTTCAAATGCTCTCACCCAGCGACTTTTCGGCGTATCGACATCTTGTCGGCGATGACAACATTTGGCGACGTTACGATCAGGTTGTCTGTCCAGTGGATTCCGTTAAGCCGCTGGAAAAACGACGAGGATGGAATCGAGAACGAATCGAAAAGCACAATCAGGAACGCATCGGTGATCTGATTGCAGCCGGTTGGGACTTGATCATTGTTGACGAAGCACACCGATTAGGCGGCAGCAGTGATACGGTCGCTCGTTACAAACTGGGCAAAGCGCTGGCCGATGCGGCTCCCTATCTGTTGCTGCTGTCAGCCACACCACACCAAGGAAAGACGGAGAGCTTTCATCGTTTGATGTCGTTGTTGGATCAGGACGCCTTCCCGGATATCGGTTCGATCAAGCACGAGAATGTGGCTCCGTTTGTTGTTCGCACCGAGAAGCGAAACGCCATCAATGATCGAGGCGAAGCACTGTTCATGCCTCGGGTCACTCGACTTGTTCCGGTTCAGTGGCAGGACAAGCACCAACTGCAAAAGGAACTCTACGAAGCGGTCACCGAGTACGTTCGTCAGGGCTACAACCAAGCGATGCGAGAGAACCGACAGTATCTCGGTTTCTTGATGATCCTGATGCAGCGACTGGTCACCAGTAGCACACGAGCCATCGCATCAGCCTTGCAACGTCGGCAACTCATTCTGCAATCGACAACCGTCACCGAAGATGACTTGAACGAAGACAGTGGGGACCTATTCGATTCGGACAGTCAGGAACAAATGGAAGAATTGCTGGCTTCCAGAATTGCTGGCCTGCACAACGAGCGTGAAGAAGTGAAATTGTTGCTGGAGGCCGCTAAGCGGTGTCAGGCTCAGGGAACGGACGCACGAGCAGAAACATTGCTCGACCTGCTCTACAAGACTCAGAAGGAAGAAAACGATCCCGAGTTGAAGTTTCTGATCTTCACCGAGTTTGTTCCCACCCAGCAGATGCTGGCCGAATTGCTGACGACTCATGGTTTCAAAACGGTCTGCCTGAACGGTTCGCTCGATCTGGAATCACGACAACGTGTGCAGAAAGAGTTTTCCAAGGAAGCTCGCATTCTGGTTTCCACGGATGCTGGTGGCGAGGGTTTGAATTTGCAATTCGCTCATGTCGTCATCAACTACGACTTGCCGTGGAATCCCATGCGAATCGAACAGCGCATCGGACGTGTTGACCGTATTGGTCAGAAGCATGTGGTCAAAGCATTCAATCTGATCTTCGCTGACAGTGTTGAGCTTCGAGTTCACGAGGTGCTGGAAGCGAAACTCAAGACGATCCATGCCGAATTCGGTGTGGACAAGACCGGCGATGTACTTGATTCCGCCGAAAGCGGTGCGGACTTCGAGAAAGTGTTTGCCAGAGCGATAGTCAATCCAGACGACATTGAGCAGAACGTCGATAAGTTGATCATGCAGGTACGTGAACGAGCCGAGTACGAACAGTCAGGGAAGTCGCTCTACGATCATTCGCCTCTGGATGCATTGCTTGCATCGAAGTACGTCAATCATCCGATGCCGTACTGGATCGAACGAATGGCGACTTCTTATCTGCAAGCCGAAGGCGGCAAGGTGGAGAAGAAATTGTTCGCATACGATCTAACGTGGCCCGATGGCGAGCAGATGGACGACATTTGTTTCTTTGGTCGGGAAGCTCAGGACAAGGGCCTGAATCATATCAGTCTGGAGAACCCCAAGCTGCGGACTTTGATTGAGCGATTGCCTCGTACGATAGCCGGTGAACCAATCTCCAAAGTCAAGATCAAGGGGCTATCGTCACAGATTCATGGCTATTGGTCGCTGTGGAAAATTGCGTTGCGAAGCCACGAAGAAACACAGTGGGGCAGCGGCGGCGGACATGTCCGAATCCTTCCCCTGTTTCGCAACTCAGATGGCCGCACGTTTCTGCCCACGGCTCGGACGATCTGGGAGAGTCTGCTGCAAGCCGACACGAAGGTTGAAGAGACCGGCACCATCGACGGTAGTGCCAGCAGCGAGGTTTTCGATCAGCTAACAGCGGACGCTGAGAAGCATGGGGAAAACCTGTTTCGAGAATTGCATACAAAACATCAGGAAGGGCTGCATCACGAGCGAGAGAAAGGGCGCTACGCATTCCACGTTCGTCGGCAGGCATTGAATCGCATCGGTCTGCCCGAAGTTCGGCAGTTCCGCATCAAGAAATTGGACGAAGAAGAACAAGCTTGGACAGCAGCACTTCAGCAGCGAGAACACGTTTTTCCTGAGCTTCAGCCCATCTGCATTTTATTCGTGGAGGCATTTGATGGCTGA
- a CDS encoding DsbA family oxidoreductase has product MNLAVDVISDVICPWCYIGKRRLEKAIAALDGQHDVRVHWHPFQLNPTMPKEGIIRKEYRTRKFGSWERSMELDAKAIAVGETEGILFALDKTERTPNTVDAHRIIWLADQHGCQDAVVEGLFRAYFTEGQDIGNYQALIDVAAEAGLDRQAAEEMLNSEDGMDVIAQAGKRSRQHQVDGVPFFIINNAITLSGAQAPETFLDAFKQAST; this is encoded by the coding sequence ATGAATCTCGCCGTCGATGTGATTTCTGATGTGATCTGCCCGTGGTGCTATATCGGCAAACGACGGCTTGAGAAGGCGATTGCTGCTCTTGATGGTCAGCACGACGTGCGGGTTCACTGGCATCCATTCCAACTCAACCCGACGATGCCGAAAGAAGGCATCATTCGCAAAGAATATCGCACCAGAAAATTTGGTAGTTGGGAGCGCTCAATGGAACTGGATGCCAAAGCCATTGCAGTCGGTGAGACCGAAGGAATTCTGTTCGCTCTCGACAAGACTGAACGAACGCCAAACACGGTCGATGCCCACCGGATCATCTGGCTTGCCGATCAGCATGGCTGTCAGGATGCGGTCGTCGAGGGACTGTTCCGGGCTTACTTCACTGAAGGGCAAGACATTGGCAATTATCAGGCTCTCATTGACGTGGCTGCTGAAGCCGGATTGGATCGGCAAGCTGCCGAAGAGATGCTGAATAGCGAAGACGGAATGGATGTGATCGCTCAAGCTGGCAAGCGATCTCGGCAGCATCAAGTTGATGGCGTTCCATTCTTCATCATCAATAATGCGATCACATTGTCTGGTGCTCAAGCCCCAGAGACGTTTCTCGATGCGTTCAAACAGGCCAGTACATGA
- a CDS encoding ATP-binding protein has translation MTAETHMTGDEFRLFERGSWVYPHPVALSCGRIIRSRSEETLLDALLKGAEILARYLASVSLASYSVREDATEAPELFAKLDGHLAFGHFLSVTQQTAKLKCNHPAKPYLKSGFSSDDGSKDARPTDDALTKLLNLRNELGHDLNSINRARAISILKEQAPQTLLVAALTGVQGLLQLPLFVVEDIRFTKGNTIGQRLMLMGDGADPPPESIELSSPLHDDGDPYIGFSDSVYVLAPMLVWRVSHKTANYKLFIFDTILSDSVKYKAVEVSTYESQDNETNDFHSILAGNTRQAESLTLADGRSFAKEWSERRRALEAARENLQGRIQWDSLSTDTMNWYASKLATEGDTRSPQEIIHSRLLDDRDSLNAADTNQLQMLFGTDAAILKTLGRELIDLRAVMTVGERWDERVESHSNVIDCLKKSVEFFSKYIGVYGVTLDGLKATSGSADYLAMREALVNLFIHQDFADQRAAAQVEIQPEQVVCFNPGKSLTNTKALVEGGKSVCRNPLVARALRLIGFAELAGSGLRQLQHAWRTQKRRPPQMESNPSANTFTLTLDWRTVPDNYNEFWKDRLGVKLSPSEATILNLSVDGLSVEQAASATGLPLDSAQEAIDTLIRQQLVDEQKKRFVIKSHLRELLQGNGEEGGANV, from the coding sequence ATGACAGCAGAAACACACATGACAGGCGATGAGTTTCGGCTGTTCGAGCGGGGCTCATGGGTCTATCCGCATCCAGTTGCACTTTCTTGCGGACGCATCATCCGCAGTCGATCAGAAGAAACTTTGCTGGATGCCTTGCTGAAGGGTGCTGAGATTCTTGCCCGGTATCTGGCGTCGGTTTCGCTCGCATCCTATTCGGTACGTGAAGATGCTACGGAAGCTCCCGAGTTGTTTGCCAAGCTGGATGGGCATCTTGCCTTTGGTCACTTCCTGAGCGTTACGCAACAAACTGCGAAGTTGAAATGCAATCATCCCGCAAAGCCTTACCTTAAATCTGGGTTTTCAAGCGATGACGGTTCAAAGGATGCTCGGCCAACGGATGATGCACTGACCAAACTGTTGAATTTGCGGAATGAGCTTGGGCATGATCTGAACAGCATCAATCGGGCGAGAGCTATTTCAATCCTGAAGGAGCAGGCACCTCAGACGCTGCTGGTCGCTGCACTTACTGGCGTGCAGGGTCTTCTTCAGCTTCCACTATTTGTCGTCGAGGACATCCGCTTCACCAAGGGCAACACCATCGGTCAACGACTGATGCTCATGGGCGATGGAGCCGATCCGCCCCCAGAGTCAATCGAGCTTTCAAGTCCGTTGCATGACGACGGAGACCCTTATATCGGATTCAGTGATTCGGTCTACGTCCTCGCTCCGATGCTGGTCTGGCGAGTATCCCACAAGACGGCAAACTATAAACTCTTCATCTTTGACACAATTCTCTCGGATAGCGTTAAGTACAAAGCGGTGGAAGTCAGCACTTATGAATCTCAGGATAACGAGACAAACGACTTCCATTCGATCCTTGCAGGGAATACTCGGCAGGCCGAATCACTGACACTCGCTGATGGCCGCTCGTTTGCTAAGGAATGGTCCGAACGCCGACGAGCACTTGAAGCGGCAAGAGAAAACCTGCAAGGCAGGATTCAGTGGGATTCGCTTTCGACTGACACGATGAATTGGTACGCCTCAAAACTAGCGACCGAAGGCGACACTCGCTCCCCGCAAGAGATCATCCATTCTCGTTTATTGGATGATCGAGACAGTCTGAACGCAGCAGATACCAATCAACTGCAAATGTTATTCGGCACGGATGCTGCGATCTTGAAAACCCTCGGGCGTGAACTGATCGACTTACGTGCTGTGATGACAGTGGGTGAGCGTTGGGATGAACGAGTCGAATCGCATTCCAACGTGATTGATTGCCTAAAGAAGTCGGTCGAGTTCTTCTCGAAATACATTGGTGTTTATGGAGTGACACTGGATGGCCTGAAGGCGACATCGGGTTCAGCGGATTACCTCGCTATGCGTGAAGCACTGGTCAATCTATTCATCCACCAAGACTTCGCCGACCAACGAGCCGCCGCTCAGGTCGAAATCCAGCCGGAACAAGTCGTCTGCTTCAACCCCGGCAAATCCTTGACGAATACAAAAGCCTTGGTCGAGGGCGGGAAAAGCGTGTGCCGAAATCCATTGGTCGCACGGGCCTTACGTCTGATTGGTTTTGCCGAACTCGCCGGTTCCGGCCTTCGCCAACTTCAGCACGCTTGGCGAACTCAAAAACGCAGACCACCTCAAATGGAGTCCAATCCGTCAGCCAACACCTTTACCTTAACTCTCGACTGGCGAACCGTCCCGGATAACTACAACGAGTTCTGGAAAGACCGACTCGGCGTGAAACTATCGCCATCCGAAGCGACGATCCTAAATCTCTCCGTCGATGGTCTATCCGTCGAACAAGCAGCCTCAGCGACCGGCTTGCCACTGGATTCAGCACAAGAAGCCATCGACACGCTCATCAGGCAACAACTTGTCGATGAACAGAAGAAACGCTTCGTGATAAAAAGCCATTTGCGAGAGTTACTTCAAGGCAACGGCGAAGAGGGTGGTGCGAATGTCTGA
- a CDS encoding NADAR family protein, which yields MLDLNSLRQRCSEGETFEYLYFWGHQPSKTGKITKSCFSQWYESSFTIDSVFYPTAEHWMMAAKARLFEDDETLAEILVAPDAKTVKALGRKVQNFNDGVWTADARRLVTEGNVAKFDQNSELKTFLISTGESVLVEASPYDRVWGIGLKADDERAKHPDTWQGQNLLGFALMDVRDAVR from the coding sequence ATGCTCGATCTCAATTCACTGCGTCAGCGATGTTCCGAGGGTGAAACCTTCGAGTATCTGTATTTCTGGGGCCATCAACCGTCGAAGACTGGCAAAATCACCAAATCCTGTTTCAGCCAGTGGTACGAATCATCGTTCACAATCGACAGTGTATTCTACCCAACAGCAGAGCATTGGATGATGGCGGCTAAGGCTCGTTTGTTTGAAGACGACGAAACTCTTGCCGAAATCCTTGTCGCACCGGATGCGAAAACGGTTAAAGCACTCGGTCGCAAAGTGCAGAATTTCAACGACGGTGTGTGGACGGCAGATGCTCGGCGGCTTGTCACCGAAGGCAATGTTGCGAAGTTCGATCAGAACTCAGAATTGAAAACGTTCTTGATCAGTACAGGTGAGTCTGTCCTCGTGGAAGCGAGTCCATACGATCGGGTGTGGGGCATCGGCCTCAAAGCTGACGACGAGCGAGCGAAGCATCCCGATACTTGGCAGGGACAGAACCTGCTTGGGTTTGCCCTGATGGATGTGCGAGACGCCGTACGCTGA
- a CDS encoding DoxX family protein produces the protein MKRIKSISKCLLAIFMIVAGTMHFVNPEFFLKIVPPYLPLHRELVLVSGICEILLGILLLIPKCSPLAAWGIIALLIAVFPANVYLYQHQDILPASPFIHLLRLPLQGVFILWTYWHTNLVIRQE, from the coding sequence ATGAAACGCATCAAATCGATTTCGAAATGCCTACTAGCGATCTTCATGATCGTGGCTGGCACGATGCACTTCGTGAATCCCGAATTCTTCCTGAAGATCGTGCCGCCATATCTTCCACTTCATAGAGAACTGGTGCTGGTCAGCGGCATTTGTGAAATTCTGCTGGGTATCCTGCTGCTGATCCCAAAATGTTCGCCTTTGGCGGCGTGGGGAATCATCGCTCTGTTGATTGCCGTGTTTCCTGCCAACGTGTATCTCTACCAGCATCAGGACATTCTTCCGGCTTCGCCGTTCATTCACCTGCTCCGACTTCCATTGCAGGGTGTCTTCATTCTGTGGACATATTGGCATACGAATCTCGTTATTCGCCAAGAGTGA